Part of the Vicia villosa cultivar HV-30 ecotype Madison, WI unplaced genomic scaffold, Vvil1.0 ctg.000605F_1_1, whole genome shotgun sequence genome is shown below.
TGCGAAGGAACATCTTTTATAAAAGAAAGGGTGAtgatttcgaatatgcatatgcgaagtcacattttttttagaaaaaaggcgTCTTCAcaagtgcatatccgaaataatttGTGTTATTTCAGAAAACGCAAACAAACACCCCCCGTTCTTTGCATTCTCTTCAAACACCAAAGACTCCTTACAACAACAAAAACCTATTTTTAGAAGAAGTTCCATTAAAGATTCACTCCAAAAGTACCATTCAAGCATTCTTAAGTTCATTCCAgcttcaactcaaagctcaaaaAATTTGTAAGTTTTCAATACTCATTATCTCAAGCTCAAAGTTGTTATTAGAGTTGTTAGAATTTAGGATAATGTGTAGATTGATGTTATTGTAGAAGCTTGTTAGTGTTTGAATGTTAAAAATTGGATTTTGAACGAGTTAGGGCAGTAAGTGGAAGCTTGTAAAAAATGGCTGCTTACAGGTTATTTCGCAAGTACATATCCGAAATCCCCCTAAACtagtttcggatatgcacttgCAAAATCTTCGcagagttgtttttttttttaaaaaaatcaaataggtTTCATTCTATGGATGTTAGATCATTCCCTTATCTTATTTTAACTGTTACCAATCatattttttcagaaaaatgGCTGACAATCAGGCACCGACCGATCAACTACGACAAGGTAGACCAACCCAGACAGCCTCTGCTCGGCGAGAGAGAGTCGCACAACAAGGTTTGAATCGTGGACAGGGTCGAGTCCGTCATGAGGAAGCGCCCACAGGGTCCTCATCTACATCGAGGTGTCGCCTGTCTCGAACGTCTTCCTCTTGTGAGGTTACTCGAGAGGAAGAGGTAACTGAGCATGGTGAGGTAACTGAGCATGGTGAGGTACCTGAGGAGGAGGTTCACCTTGAGCACGACGATGTTTCTCAGGACGACGTACCTGATGCACAGGAGGATTGCTACCTAGGAGGGCCTTCTGACACGTCCATCTTAATATAATATCATGACCATGCCGCTCGACATATTTGGGAAAGCGAGGTTTTTTTCTAACTGCACTTTTTAATTTAAACAGTTTACTTAATTATATTGGAAATGAATTTAAACGGTTGATTCATGATCCAACAACAACtaacattatttttttttgttctgACAAGAATAGATGACCATAAAATCTGTGAACCATTCGAGGAAAATATCCAATCTCTTTAAACCACAGGTTGAGTGGTTTAATGATGTTATTTTTGGATCCGGACTTGGTGGATTATGCTGTACCGAATATGTTACCAttagccacgacatgcaggggtATTCGCCGAAAGGTGGCACAatgagacgtcctctttccacttttCTGTTGGGGGTTAACGATCACCCTCCATGATGTGGCTTGTCTACTTCACCTGCCTATCAGAGGGAGGTTGCTGGATCGTTCCTGGATACAGAGGGTTGAGGCCATCGAGTGAATGGTGGATTATTTGGGTATGGAGACCCATTTTTGGCTGATTTTGAGTGTAGGACAACAAATGGGGCGCATGTTAGGTTCTCCACCCTGAAAGAGCTTTATGAGCACTACTTGGTGGCGGCAGCTGGGGCCGAAGATGAGGGGAATGCGATTTTTGTCGAGTACCACCGTGGTTGTGCTTTGTGGTGTTGGTTCATGTTTTTGGTTGGCACTCCcctctttgtggacaaaagtCCAACCTACGTGGACGTGACATACCTCTGGTACTTTATAGATTTGACTACTGTTCATGAGTAGAACTGGGGGAGGGGCACTATTCTGGtttacctataccagaagctgaatgaagcatacaactggaGGACCATACAATTGACTGGCTCTTGCACACTCCTCACGgtacatttctttttaattatatcacATTTAATCCGTTATTTGTTAAGTTGTACTAAAATAATTTCATATTTGTGTTTCAAAGCAGGATTATCTCTTACTTCCACTGCATTTATGACTACGATCTTGATCCGTTGTTCACTGACGACATGCCTAGGGCTGCACGATACATCCTCCAAAGGGGGAATCATAAAGTGGTGCCACATCTGGTATACCTCGATCGTACTGCTCACGTTGACATCAACTGGACGCCCTACCGTGATTACCATGATGTTTCCCCCTTTAGCCACATCTCCATTTGCATCTGCTTCTGACACCATTACCCGTTGAGATCTCACTGCTACTTTTCAAGATTGGGAGCATCATTTGGTGCTAGAGGAGTATCGAAGTATGCAGACCACTCATAGCTGAACTGTAGAGACGGTCACGTGACATGATTTTTTTCAAGTGTCACATCCGATCATGACATTCCGATGCTCTTAGGCGTCCACCTAGGTCAGCGCATGAGGAGCTGTTGGAGAATCAGCAGGTCGCGGATGACCaagccattgatctcctgccgatattCCAACAGATACATTTGATTGGGCAGGAAGCATTGGACAAAAGCATCATTCAGGAGGGCGGTGCATAGGCGATTGCCATCCTGGAGAGGATTGTCAAGCGGACTATAGGAGTCAGAGGAGGTCGTAGGGGGTTAGGATTACGCATAATCAGCAGTAGCCTATTTTATTCATAAATTTTGCACTTTCAGAATAACTATTGtattatattttgatattttatttgagTTTATGTACTTTTTATTTTCTAATCATTTTATcagaaaaaattaattaattttaattagtacGTTGATCCGATTTTAACAATGTAGTTATGTAGTTTTTTTCAAAATTGAAAAGACATTTCGCATGTGCATATTTAAAATTGGTTTAAATGATTTTCTGATATGCATATGCAAAAAAATCCtcagatattttaatttttatgtttaaacaataaaatttttaaaaataaaattatttcgaATATACATATGGGAAAGATATTTTGAGATTCTTATTGCCGTTTTGAAATGATATATGTTTAATAAGATGATAGTGAAACTGAACTTGGaatttacaacaacaaaaaatggcGGCACAGGCACAAACCTTGAAGGTTTATCCCTCTTCCACGAGACTTCAATTTTCCTATCCTCATTCCAATTTCAATCAACCACGCTTCTCGTCGTTCTCGTTTCGAAGTCCTCGCCTCCAACCTATCAGCTGTAGCGCCTCCAATGTCAAACCAAAGAAGCATTCTCCTTCCTCATCCACCAAAAACAAAAACctaaacaacaaccacaacaacaacaagaataacAACAAGAGTGACGCGGAAGCTAGAGATTCCAATTCCGCGTCCGATTCTTCTCCGCCTCACACTCCTACGCAACTCCCCCGTCCACCGGCTGGTTTTGTTGTAGACGATACCGGCAAGCTTCTCACAGCTAACAACAATGAACGAATTGCCACACTTGTGAGTTTTATTTCTTGTTATTATGTGATTTTCTGTTCTATTAGATTCAATTATTGCGTGTGGTTATCATATGGTTAGTTATTGGTTGAGTTCTAACAAACTCCTAACTAACTCCAACCAATTTCTAACTACAGAAACTAACCCCTAACTGTCAATGACAAGTAGCTAACTAAACTAAGAGCTTAGGCTAATGGATTCCATATCACATTTTTTGGTAATTAAGATTTTATAAGAATGTGTTTGTGTAGGAAATTAGGGTTCAAGAGTTTTATATACGAATTGTTGCGAATCATGAATATTTTATTATCAGGTTGATCCTGCAAACAATCTACCTTTGAAGTGTGTGATAAGGAGAGTCTTCACCAGTTCTGAAGGAGAGGAATGTTTGTTGCTATCCCCACTTGACATGTAAGTTCAATATTTATAGTTTTCGGTGAAAAATGTTGTGTCCCAACTAGAGATATTAATAGGAAATCGCGGAAAATAGCGGATTGACAAAAATCCAATATAAGAAACAACGGATAGGGCATTAGGCAAATAGCGGAAGCCTCAATGCAGTTGAAATCATGTTGCGAAAAAGCCAGTATAGCGTGCTATATCAGAATTTTAACAAGCCGCTATTGTTCCGTGATATGCTATTTACTACTAAATGTTATGATGACGCTATATCACTATTGCATAACGGAATTTTAATAATACGCTATTTTCTCCTATCTGTAATTGACAACACTGGTTGAAATAAGTTAtgcttatatataaaataaagcatGTTGCGCTGCGCACAAATAAGAGTACATAAACAGAAATTTAATTAAACAGGGGAAGGGAATATGGTATGCCCCAACTCATCACCGACTCAACATTTGAAATTTTTTGTCTTGGCAGCATAcatgatatttttaatatttctagggaaaaaaagcataaaaaacaataaattctGTTGTGTAAGCCATAGCTGCTATCACAAATATGCAAAAAGCCACAGTTATTGCAGTTGTAGCAAAATCCCAATAGCATATCAGCTTTTGTCGCGGTTGCTCCAAATCCCGTTATACGATAGCCGCACTGTACCAGTTATTTAACAACACTGGTCCAAACCTTTTGTATGATGTTTTTATCCTAATGTTAAATATTTCAAGTGATTTGATTCCTCTTGTGACACAGCACTATAATAGAGATTCAGAATTTTggtaaactttttaaaaaaaaatttgacttTAGATTGTGGAATTTTTCTACAGGCCTGTCTATGTATTACAGAGCACAGGTGATGGATGGTCAGAAGTAAGTTTCTATTTCATAATTGAAGTATCAGTTTGCTTGCATATTCATTGTTGCTGCTACATCTAATCTTGATTTAGGAGTGCATTGTATTGACAATACAAATAGGActtttaagttttaaaaatagAACAAACAATTAGTTTTGATATTGATACCATCTTGTGCACTCCTTTTATAGTAAATCTGTACAACTCACTCTTGTTAAAGCTCTGAAACAATTTTGAAGTATATGCTCATCTTCAATAATAAACCATAATACTAATTtcttattatataaaaattaaaaagacaATTTCCCTTTTCATTTATTTACAAATCTTAATTCCATACTATGTCTATGCCATACTTCACAGCCAACCGTTACATATAAACTCCCAAGTCTATATAAATAAGGATGGTTTTGTTAGGCAATTGACTGTCTAAATTAAAATGTGCGCAAATTTTCATGAAATGGGCAAATGGTTTAATTGAGTTAAAAAGTTATTTTGACAAAAAGAGTATGGCATCTTTTGATTTGACACGTCTATGTAGCCAAACCTAGctaatagaaaaatacttttgTTATTGTAGTCATTGTTGTCAAATCTTCATTCAGATTTCATATTTTCTTCCATGTTTTTAGGTCAGTTACGAGGAGCTTGAACCTCTTCTACCTGCTGCTGCTTTCGCACTTGCCAAATTACGCATTCATCTGGTCTATAGTGGGTATGCTGCATGCCTGTCTTTTCTCATGATTCAGAAATTTATAGAATTAACTAGTGTGCTTGATCACAATATTTTTCTGTCCATATTAGATACTGTTATACAGCTCGTGGTAGTTTATTTTACTCAGAAGAAGACGTATTTGAGTTTCATGCAGGTAAATATTATTTGCTTTTTATTAAACTAGTAACGTTTCTATGGCTCTAACCCTATAGAGGATAAACTAAAAAGAGGTAATAATCAGATTATCGGGGAGGACTTTATAGTTCATAACATGGCTGTTAATGTTGCTAAGATTCTATAGTTTATGTGATTACTAAAAGCTTGAAATTTGTTTGGATATATCCTAGTTAGTGATTGGCCCTGCTATTTGTTTGCTTCTCTTTGATTTCGAAGCCACCTTTCTGATGAATTTTTCTTTATTGCATTGTCTTTTATGGGAAATCGGTGCTCCCTTTAAAAGGAAAACGAAATTACTAGCCTACAAGCATGTCATATGAGCTGTTTAGGAATGAGGATTTATTTATTGCTCACAGATCTGTTCATTTTATTGCTATATATTTTACGCTGTTTTGGGTGCAGCTCCTCAAGATAATAACATTAACTTCTATGtagttaaaatcaaattttcacaCAAAATCAGGAAGGGAAAGTAAAATCGTAAATCGTGGAATCTTAAGATTATACAAAATTCAGAAACTCATATTTACTTGCATGTAAATTCATATATATGAATATGAAATAGCACTAGTAAGAGAAAGAAAACCTTAAATCACTTGAAATACTGATGTACAATTAAATTCATAAGCATAGGTCACAAGTAAGATAATTAAAACGTTAATTCACACTTCAAATACTTAAATGAAACAAATTGGTATTTTCATAATTGTTAATGAAAAAATTATAGACCCTTAAGTCTTTGGAGATGACTTGTTTCCTTTTCTATCCACTCTTCATGTGTGGATTGGGTCAAGAATTGCTGTTTGGTAGAAAGAAGTATTTCTTAGGCGCCTTTTCTCACTAATCCCACCCCTCCATATTACCAAGTATGGTACCttgttaaattaaataaaaatgtaaatgtAATATATGGGAAGCTAGTGATGATTTACTAGGCGACTTTGTCTTTTCTTGTCATATTTAGGAATGTTGATCAACTTATTATAATGGGCGTTCTAAAGTGATAATATGTTGAATAACCATTTGAGTTGGAATCCCAAAAATCAATGGCTGATAATTTCCATTTTGTAGAGGGTAAAGGCGGTGGCTTGGCAACCGAGGGTGTAAAACTCACACGCTTCAATGAGGTAATATTAACATCAATTGCACAAACATGTTGCGTTTTTGTGGTCTTTTGAAAGGTTTATCTTTAACAAAAGCAAAGCTCTCCCCCGTTTAATGTTTACTTTTCTAGAATTTTAGATGTTTAGAAATTGTTGTCACAATATGGGACAAAAACTTTTTATTGCCCAAGTGTTTTTGTATACTAGTATGCACATAATAACTACCATTTTTCTGAAATATGCACGTTTTTAAAGAAGTGTTACaaacattttttgaaatattaaaagtgAGAAAACTAATGAAGGTGAACAAACAAACATTTTAGGTTTTAAAAGCCTCACCGTGCTGCATGTTGTCATGTTTCTCTTGTATTCCAATATGTTGGGACAAAGTCTCCCGGGACAATGATGGACTACGGATACCTTGTTTGTTGTGTTATTCTGCTAATGTTTATTATCACAATGACTTTAATGTCAATATTGAAATGCTTCTATTTCAAATATAGCAGCAGTACTTATAAAAGGACTAAAATTTTAGCCTGGTTTAGTATTTAGGATAAAATTTACATTCTCTAATTTCAGTAAACCGTGATATCATGGCAGTAAATCAGAAATATACTTAGTGGTTCCTAATTATTAAAATCAAACATAAAGCCTCTAAATTGGAAATAGTTTCCAACAGTAATAACTAGTAACATCTATGTTGCATGTTGTGTCCTGAGTATCATTGGGGTATTTATGttgtaaaattaaaaattagtttATTGTCAAGTATTTATGTCGCACCCTCAAATTTGCCTTGGCATACTTGACAACTATACAAGAATACAAATTACTCCCTCCATCCCTCAAAATAAGTATCTTTTGCTTAGTCCACTCTTATTAAAAAATGTTGGTAGGGTAGTTAATGTGTCCATTTTATGTATAGATATACAACTTTGTATTTGGAAAGTTAATATTGACTTTTCATATTCCAAGATACTTAGAGGTATTAATTAggagtttatttggaaaaaaagtGTATCTAATAAATTGAAAAGAGGTTTATATTTAGGGacaatttttttgtcaaattaGTGCTTATATTTGGGGACAGGGGGGAGTATCTTCATTGGAGGGTTGAGTTTACAATTAtgtttgctttcttttcttcTATGAATCAGTATTATTTATACCAATGCAATTAAATTTTGAACTGAAGAAGTTGCTTTGAGTTTTTATTTTCATTGTGTATCTACAGTCATGGAGAGTCACACTTTTTGTTAAGACGCATTTCTTTTGCATTTTTTCCACATAATCAAATTTTGATCCCAAGAAG
Proteins encoded:
- the LOC131629778 gene encoding uncharacterized protein LOC131629778 isoform X2, coding for MAAQAQTLKVYPSSTRLQFSYPHSNFNQPRFSSFSFRSPRLQPISCSASNVKPKKHSPSSSTKNKNLNNNHNNNKNNNKSDAEARDSNSASDSSPPHTPTQLPRPPAGFVVDDTGKLLTANNNERIATLVDPANNLPLKCVIRRVFTSSEGEECLLLSPLDMPVYVLQSTGDGWSEVSYEELEPLLPAAAFALAKLRIHLVYSGYCYTARGSLFYSEEDVFEFHAEGKGGGLATEGVKLTRFNEDGAHYMIYTPSDPLVFVAVKDQNGMLQIADEELLEDPAVISAKDEETEFNALVVEEEAALLDSLLD
- the LOC131629778 gene encoding uncharacterized protein LOC131629778 isoform X1; its protein translation is MAAQAQTLKVYPSSTRLQFSYPHSNFNQPRFSSFSFRSPRLQPISCSASNVKPKKHSPSSSTKNKNLNNNHNNNKNNNKSDAEARDSNSASDSSPPHTPTQLPRPPAGFVVDDTGKLLTANNNERIATLVDPANNLPLKCVIRRVFTSSEGEECLLLSPLDMPVYVLQSTGDGWSEVSYEELEPLLPAAAFALAKLRIHLVYSGYCYTARGSLFYSEEDVFEFHAEGKGGGLATEGVKLTRFNEDGAHYMIYTPSDPLVFVAVKNANVNLWGMRNRCSLVKHKFILSLCRIKMECYKLLTRNCLKILLSLAPKMKRQNLMPWWWRKKLHSLTHCWIEDNHLYSLQ